One window of Elaeis guineensis isolate ETL-2024a chromosome 11, EG11, whole genome shotgun sequence genomic DNA carries:
- the LOC140852376 gene encoding uncharacterized protein, giving the protein MVEDLMDHFLKGQLSQRTTCRALRTPPVVFLALFVWCAVDSLWNLLEPSQTLFSPLFSLSLAAGLHRHLPPIVTGIGLPFRSPFLPLCLFFSSSIFIFFFRFEPRRHSPSERVRWSRRGGVERDRAPGCGGGAVEGKEALASFLFHPLSLLSVWDAARSGHSDGLMFAADAAHVGFYLGYPPPASLLVGLYHPSPCSHCITLFFSSLGDDFHACVVDNTLVTASESLQDTNDGACCLPFPPPFPLNFYLPQFFGGMVAGAPWASKGAGGGTEPFHPPKER; this is encoded by the exons ATGGTAGAAGATTTGATGGATCATTTCTTGAAAGGTCAG CTCTCCCAGCGCACCACGTGTCGTGCTCTCCGAACTCCCCCTGTTGTCTTTCTTGCCCTTTTTGTTTGGTGCGCTGTGGACTCTCTCTGGAACCTTCTCGAGCCCTCCCAAACCCTCTTTTCTCCGCTCTTCTCGCTGTCACTTGCTGCTGGTCTCCACCGTCACCTTCCTCCCATCGTCACCGGCATCGGCCTTCCATTTCGATCTCCTTTTCTTCCCCTCTGTCTTTTTTTCTCCAGTagcattttcatttttttttttcgcttCGAGCCTCGCAGACACTCACCTTCAGAGCGGGTGAGGTGGAGCCGCAGAGGCGGGGTGGAGCGCGACAGAGCCCCAGGGTGCGGGGGCGGGGCCGTGGAGGGGAAGGAG GCCCTTGCCTCTTTCCTCTTCCATCCGCTCTCCTTGCTCTCGGTCTGGGATGCTGCCAGATCTGGGCACTCCGATGGCTTGATGTTCGCCGCCGACGCTGCTCACGTCGGGTTCTACCTCGGATATCCTCCACCGGCATCTCTCCTTGTTGGACTGTACCACCCATCCCCCTGTTCTCATTG CATTACTCTTTTCTTCTCAAGCTTGGGCGATGACTTCCATGCCTGCGTCGTCGATAACACATTGGTAACAG CCTCCGAAAGTTTACAAGATACTAATGATGGAGCATGTTGCCTTCCGTTCCCCCCGCCCTTCCCTTTGAATTTCTATCTCCCTCAGTTTTTTGGGGGGATGGTGGCGGGGGCACCATGGGCGAGCAAGGGGGCGGGCGGCGGAACCGAGCCCTTCCATCCTCCGAAAGAAAGGTGA